ACCACCTTGCCGTAGGCGGTATCGGGCACGAGCGCCGCGAACGACTTCCGGCCCTGCTGGCTGGCATAGCCGATGACGCGGTTGACGTCGTTCTCCGGCGGGAAGGAGAGCAGGTAGATGCCGCGCGAGGCGACGTTTGAATCGCTGGAGAAGGCGATCACCGGCCGGTTGGCGCCGCGCGCGACCTGTCCGGCGGCCTGCACCGAAGGCGCGAAGAGCGGGCCGATGATCAGCTCGGCCCCTTCCGACACGGCCTCCTGCGCGGCGGCGCGGGCGCCTTCCGGTGTGCCGCGATCGTCCTTGACCAGCAGCGTGAGGTCGGCGTTCGGGAACTCCGCCAGCGACATCTCGGCGGCGTTCTTCAGCGAGTTGCCGACGACGGCACCCTGCCCTTCCGCCGTCAGCGGCAGGATGAGCCCGACCTTGACCTTGCCGTTGCCGATGGTCTGCCCGGTCGGTGCCGCGCCTGGGGCGGGCGTCCCCGAATCGAAGCCGGGCAGGCCGGAGGTGCCGCCGCTGCAGGCGGCCAGCGCGAGCGGCAGGAAAACCGCAAGCGCCCGCGCCTTGAACCGCAGGACCGGTGCGAAGTGCCGATGGTGCAACACGGGCGATCTCCAGTCGTGGCCGGGTCGGCAAACGCGCGCCCGTCGATGAGTTCCAGCGGAAACTTTGCCCCCGATGGACTCGTGCCAGTGCGGAATCCTATTTTCAAGTTGTTAACTATGGGTTGCACACGCAGCGTGACGCTGTGCCATGGCGCGGCTGCCGCCGCTGTGGCAGCGTGGCGCCATGTCTAACGATGCCGCCGCCCGCCCTCCCAGCTATACCGCTTTCGGCCTGAGGGCCGAGGCAGAGCCGCTGGCGCCGGGCCTGCACATCGTCGCGACCCCCATCGGCAACCTCCGCGACATCTCGTTCCGGGCTCTCGCGACGCTCGCCGCCGCCGATGCGATCCTGGCCGAGGACACCCGCACCTCGAAGACGCTGCTGGCGCATTACGGCATCTCGACGCCGCTCCTGCCCTATCACGAGCACAATGCCGCGCAGATGCGCCCGAGGGTGCTGGCGAAGCTGCGCGAGGGCGGCAAGCTCGCCTTGATCTCGGATGCCGGCACGCCGCTCGTGTCGGACCCCGGCTACAAGCTCGTCGCCGAACTCGTCACCGAGGGCCTGCCGGTCACCGGCATTCCCGGCCCGTCCGCCGTGCTGGCGGCGCTGGTGCTGGCGGGGCTGCCGACCGATCGCTTCTTCTTCGAGGGTTTCCTCCCGCCGAAATCGGGAGGACGTCGCACGCGGCTGACCGAACTCGCCGCCATTCCCGGCACGCTGGTCTTCTTCGAATCGCCCCGCCGCCTCGCCGAGATGCTGACTGACGCTGCCGCCGTGCTGGGCGCGCGGCCGGGCGCCGTCGCGCGCGAACTCACCAAGTTCTACGAGACGGTCAGGCGCGGCACCCTTCCCGAGCTCGCCGCCCATTACGATGGCGAGGAGGAGGCGCGTGGCGAGATCGTCGTGATCATCGGCCCGCCCGGCGCCACCGAACTCGTCCCGACCGACGATGTGATCGATGAGCGGCTGCGGGTGGCGCTGACCAAGGTCTCGCTGAAGGAGGCCGTCGCGCAGGTCGCCGCGGAAACCGGCCAGCCGCGGCGCAAGGTCTATGCCCGCGCCCTCGAACTCACCCGCAGCGATCCGTGAGCGGGGCGGCGGCCGATCCGGGCAGGCGCAGCCGCAAGGCAAAACGCTCCGGTCTCACCGGCCGCCGCGCCGAGTGGCTCGCCATCCTCTGGTTGACGCTGAAGGGCTATCGCTTGCTGGAACGCCGTTTCGGCGGCAAGGGCGGCGAGATCGACCTCGTGATGAAACGCGGTCGCACCGTCGCCTTCGTCGAGGTCAAGGCGCGCGCTGATCTCGACATGGCGATGCTCGCGATCACGCCGGAGAAGCAACGTCTCGTCGAGCGCCGGATCCGGCACTGGCTCTCACGGAATGCCTGGGCGAGCGGGCATCATCTGCGCGCCGATGCGGTCTTTCTGGCGCCCTGGCGCCGGCCGCGCCATGTGCCCGCCGCTTTCGCGCTTGTCCTGTGACGCAAGGCCACCCACTTGCGGGAACCCCGCCCGCGGCCCGATAAGAGCCGGCTGCAACAGGAAGCCTGTCATGAGCCTGAACGTCGCCATCCAGATGGACCCGATCGAACGCCTCCGGGTCGCCGGTGACACCGGCTTCGCCCTCATGCTGGAAGCGCAGGCGCGCGACCACACGCTCTTCACCTACACGCCCGACAAGCTCTCGATGCGCGACGGCAAGGTCACCGCGCCGATGCGCCCGGTCACGGTGCGCGACGTCGAGGGCGACCATTTCACGGCCGGAACCGAGGAGAAGGTCGACCTCTCGACGCTCGATGTCGTGCTGCTGCGGCAGGACCCGCCCTTCGACATGGCCTATGTCACCACGACGCATATGCTGGAGCGCATCCACCCCAAGACGCTGGTGGTCAACGACCCGACCTCGGTGCGCAATGCGCCTGAGAAGATCCTCGTCACCCATTTCCCCGAACTGATGCCGCCGACGCTGATCACCCGCGACAAGGCCGAGATCGAGGCCTTCCGTGACGAGCACGGCGAGATCGTCATGAAGCCGCTCTACGGCCATGGCGGCGCGACCGTCTTCAAGACCGGCAAGGGCGATCCGAATTTCGGCTCGCTCTTCGATCTGTTCAGCAACCTCTTCCGCGAGCCCTGGGTGGTGCAGGGCTTCATCAAGGAGGTCTCGGAAGGCGACAAGCGCATCATCCTGATCGACGGCAAGGCGGCAGGCGCGGTCAACCGCGTGCCAGCCGTCGGCGATCTCCGCGCCAACATGGTGCGCGGCGGCGCGGCCCGCCCGACCGACCTGTCGAAGCAGGAGCTCGCGATCTGCGAGGCGATCGGCCCGACGCTGCGCGAGCGCGGCCTGCTGCTCGTCGGCATCGACGTGATCCACGGCAAGCTGACCGAGATCAACGTCACCGCGCCGACCGGCGTGCGCGCGATCAAGAAGCTCGGCGGCCCGGATCTGGCGGCGCAGCTTTTCGATGTGATCGAGAGCAAGCGCTGAGGTTTCCAACACCGCGCCGTCATCCCGGACAAGCCGCGTAGCGGCGTCGATCCGGGATCCATCCTGGAGCGCCTCGCCCTACGATGGATACCAGGTCTCCCTTCGGTCGCCCGGGATGACGGGGAGGGTTTCCGAAGAATCAGGCCGCCTTGCCGCTGCCGTTCAGCGGGTTCGCCTCGTCCCAGCCATAGCGCAGCGTCTCGAAGCGCATCGTCAGCGAATCGAGCAGGAGCAGCTTGCCGACGAGCGGCTCGCCGAAGCCGGTGACGGCGCGCACGACCTCGAGCGCCATCAGCGAGCCGATCACGCCCGGCAGCGCGCCGAGCACCCCGGCCTCGGCGCAGGTCGGGATCGCGCCGGGCGGCGGCGCTTCCGGGAAAAGGCAGCGCCAGGTCGGGTTCGGGCGCCCGTCCGGCCCGGTTTCATGGGCGCGCACCGTGGTCAGCGAGCCGTCGAAGCGCCCGAGCGCTCCCATGACGAGCGGCTTGTGCTCATGGAAGCAGGCATCGGAAACGGCATAGCGCGTCTCGAAATTGTCGGAACCCTCAGCCACCACGTCGTAGAAGGCGATCAGCGCGCGGGCATTGTGCGGATCGAGCCGCGTGACGTGCTCCTCGACCACGACATGCGGGTTGAGGTTGCGCACGAAGCGGGCCGCGACCACCGCCTTATGGGCGCCGACGTCCTCCGTGGTGAAGATCGTCTGGCGCTGCAGGTTCGAGAGCGAGACGATATCGTCGTCGACGATGCCGATCTTCCCGACGCCGGCCGCCGCCAGATACTGGATCAGCGGCGCGCCGAGCCCGCCGGCACCGACGACGAGCACGCGGGCATTCTTCAGCCGCTGCTGGCCCGGCCCGCCGATCTCCGGCAGGACGATATGGCGGGCATAGCGCTCGATCTCGTCATCGTTCAGCATCATGGCGGGAGCGTAAGGCCGATGGCGGCTCCTCGGCAATCGCCATGATGGCTGAGGCGTTTGGCAAAGCGCATGACCTTCCGGGAGCTTGGCCACGCCGCCGAGCCATGCCATCGTATCCTCATCGAGGGCCGGATAACGGCACCCGGCTATGACAGGGGATCGGTTCGATGCGTGTTGGTTCTTTTGCGGCGGCGCTGGCCGGCGTTGCGCTTTCGGCTGTGGCGGCGCTGGCACAGCAGCCGATCAAGCCTGCCGTCGTCTATGACAAGGGCGGCAAGTTCGACAAATCCTTCAATGAGGGCGTCTTCATCGGCGCGGACAAGTTCAAGAAGGAGACCGGCGTCGAGTTCCGCGATTTCGAGCCGACCAACGACGCCCAGATCGAGCAGGCGTTGCGCCGCTTCGCGCGCGATGGCCATTCGCCGATCATCGCCGTCGGTTTCTCGCAGGCGACCGCCCTGCAGAAGGTCGCGGCCGAGTTCCCGGACCTGAAGTTCACCATCATCGACATGGTGGTCGATCTGCCGAACGTGCAGTCCGTCGTCTTCAAGGAGCATGAGGGCTCCTATCTCGTCGGGCTGCTCGCCGCGATGGCGTCGAAGACCGGCAAGGTCGGCTTCGTCGGCGGCATGGACATCCCGCTCATCCGCAAATTCGCCTGCGGCTATGTCCAGGGCGTCAAGGCGGGCAAGGCCGATGCCGAGATCTTCCAGAACATGACGGGCTCGACGCCGGCGGCCTGGAACGACCCGGTCAAGGGCGGCGAGCTCGCCAAGTCGCAGATCGATCGCGGCGCGGATGTCGTCTATCACGCCGCCGGCGGCACGGGCATCGGCGTGCTCCGGGCCGTCGCGGATGCCGGCAAGCTCGGTATCGGCGTCGACTCCAACCAGAATGCGCTCCATCCCGGCAAGGTGCTGACTTCGATGCTGAAGCGCGTCGACGTCGCCGCCTACAACTCCTTCAAGGCCGCCCGCGACGGCTCCTGGAAGCCGGGCCTCTCGGTGCTCGGACTCAAGGAGGAGGGTATCGACTGGGCACTGGACGACAGCAACAAGAGCCTGATCTCGCCGGAGATGAAGGCGACGGCCGACAAGGCCAAGGCTGACATCATCGCCGGCACCGTGAAGGTCCACGACTACATGTCCGACCAGAAATGCACGATGTGAGGCGCGGGCTTCCGCATTGAACCCGGCGCCCTTGCCGCCCGCGATCGAACTGGTCGGCATTTCCAAGCGCTTCGGCTCCGTCGCGGCGAACAGGGATGTGTCGCTTTCGGTCGCCGCGGGCTCGATCCACGGCATCGTCGGCGAGAACGGCGCCGGCAAGTCGACGCTGATGTCGATCCTCTACGGCTTCTATGAAGCCGATGCCGGCGAGATCAGGATCGCCGGCGAACCCCGGCGCATCCGTTCCTCGGCCGACGCGATCGCGTCCGGCATCGGCATGGTCCACCAGCACTTCATGCTGGTGGAGACGCTGAGCGTGGTCGAGAACATCGTCCTCGGTGCCGAGGGCGGCGCCTTCCTCAAGGGCGGTCTCGGGAAGGCCCGCACCGCTCTCGCCAAACTCTCGCAGGATTACGGCCTCGCTATCGATACCAACGCCATCGTCGGCGAACTCTCGGTCGGGCTGCAGCAGCGCGTCGAAATCCTGAAGGCGCT
Above is a genomic segment from Bosea sp. NBC_00550 containing:
- a CDS encoding BMP family lipoprotein, encoding MRVGSFAAALAGVALSAVAALAQQPIKPAVVYDKGGKFDKSFNEGVFIGADKFKKETGVEFRDFEPTNDAQIEQALRRFARDGHSPIIAVGFSQATALQKVAAEFPDLKFTIIDMVVDLPNVQSVVFKEHEGSYLVGLLAAMASKTGKVGFVGGMDIPLIRKFACGYVQGVKAGKADAEIFQNMTGSTPAAWNDPVKGGELAKSQIDRGADVVYHAAGGTGIGVLRAVADAGKLGIGVDSNQNALHPGKVLTSMLKRVDVAAYNSFKAARDGSWKPGLSVLGLKEEGIDWALDDSNKSLISPEMKATADKAKADIIAGTVKVHDYMSDQKCTM
- the gshB gene encoding glutathione synthase, which gives rise to MSLNVAIQMDPIERLRVAGDTGFALMLEAQARDHTLFTYTPDKLSMRDGKVTAPMRPVTVRDVEGDHFTAGTEEKVDLSTLDVVLLRQDPPFDMAYVTTTHMLERIHPKTLVVNDPTSVRNAPEKILVTHFPELMPPTLITRDKAEIEAFRDEHGEIVMKPLYGHGGATVFKTGKGDPNFGSLFDLFSNLFREPWVVQGFIKEVSEGDKRIILIDGKAAGAVNRVPAVGDLRANMVRGGAARPTDLSKQELAICEAIGPTLRERGLLLVGIDVIHGKLTEINVTAPTGVRAIKKLGGPDLAAQLFDVIESKR
- the rsmI gene encoding 16S rRNA (cytidine(1402)-2'-O)-methyltransferase, translating into MSNDAAARPPSYTAFGLRAEAEPLAPGLHIVATPIGNLRDISFRALATLAAADAILAEDTRTSKTLLAHYGISTPLLPYHEHNAAQMRPRVLAKLREGGKLALISDAGTPLVSDPGYKLVAELVTEGLPVTGIPGPSAVLAALVLAGLPTDRFFFEGFLPPKSGGRRTRLTELAAIPGTLVFFESPRRLAEMLTDAAAVLGARPGAVARELTKFYETVRRGTLPELAAHYDGEEEARGEIVVIIGPPGATELVPTDDVIDERLRVALTKVSLKEAVAQVAAETGQPRRKVYARALELTRSDP
- a CDS encoding HesA/MoeB/ThiF family protein: MMLNDDEIERYARHIVLPEIGGPGQQRLKNARVLVVGAGGLGAPLIQYLAAAGVGKIGIVDDDIVSLSNLQRQTIFTTEDVGAHKAVVAARFVRNLNPHVVVEEHVTRLDPHNARALIAFYDVVAEGSDNFETRYAVSDACFHEHKPLVMGALGRFDGSLTTVRAHETGPDGRPNPTWRCLFPEAPPPGAIPTCAEAGVLGALPGVIGSLMALEVVRAVTGFGEPLVGKLLLLDSLTMRFETLRYGWDEANPLNGSGKAA
- a CDS encoding penicillin-binding protein activator, with protein sequence MLHHRHFAPVLRFKARALAVFLPLALAACSGGTSGLPGFDSGTPAPGAAPTGQTIGNGKVKVGLILPLTAEGQGAVVGNSLKNAAEMSLAEFPNADLTLLVKDDRGTPEGARAAAQEAVSEGAELIIGPLFAPSVQAAGQVARGANRPVIAFSSDSNVASRGIYLLSFPPENDVNRVIGYASQQGRKSFAALVPDTAYGKVVEAAFQQAVASRGARVAAIERFGSDPASMRAVVQRLMPSLQQADALFVPAAADTMPALGQALQEAGYNPAKVKPLGTGVWNDAGIARVPAIQGGWFASPDTAGFNAFAGRYQQRFNSAPTRTATLAYDAVSLAAALARTQGSQRFSEAVLTNASGFAGADGVFRFRPDGQVERGLAVLELRNGQIVTINAAPRDLGPRSQ
- a CDS encoding YraN family protein; the protein is MSGAAADPGRRSRKAKRSGLTGRRAEWLAILWLTLKGYRLLERRFGGKGGEIDLVMKRGRTVAFVEVKARADLDMAMLAITPEKQRLVERRIRHWLSRNAWASGHHLRADAVFLAPWRRPRHVPAAFALVL